In one Spirosoma rigui genomic region, the following are encoded:
- the fumC gene encoding class II fumarate hydratase gives MEYRIEKDTMGQVQVPANVYWGAQTQRSIENFKIAQDINKMPREIIQAFAYLKKAAALTNLDAGVLPQDKSDLIGRVCDEILAGTLDDQFPLVVWQTGSGTQSNMNVNEVVAYRAHVINGGQLTDEKKYLNPNDDVNKSQSSNDTFPTAMHIAAYKILLDVTIPGITKLRDTLAAKSKAFMHVVKIGRTHFMDATPLTVGQEFSGYVSQLDHGLRAINNSLAHLSELALGGTAVGTGINTPPNYSENVAKHIATLTGLPFVTAENKFEALAAHDAIVEAHGALKTVAASLMKIGNDIRMLSSGPRAGIGELHIPDNEPGSSIMPGKVNPTQCEAMTMVAAQVMGNDVAINIGGMNGHFELNVFKPVMIYNFLHSARLIGDVCVSFNDKCAEGIEPIEANIKKHVDSSLMLVTALNTKIGYYKAAEIAQTAHKNGSTLKETAIALGYVSEADFDEWVKPGDMVGKV, from the coding sequence ATGGAATACCGCATCGAAAAAGACACGATGGGTCAGGTGCAAGTCCCGGCCAATGTGTACTGGGGCGCACAAACCCAACGCTCCATCGAGAACTTCAAAATCGCTCAGGACATCAACAAAATGCCCCGCGAGATCATTCAGGCATTCGCTTATCTGAAAAAAGCGGCCGCCCTGACCAACCTCGACGCGGGTGTGCTGCCGCAGGATAAGTCTGACCTGATTGGGCGGGTGTGCGACGAAATTCTGGCCGGTACGCTGGACGACCAGTTTCCGCTGGTGGTGTGGCAAACCGGGTCGGGTACCCAGTCGAACATGAACGTGAACGAGGTCGTTGCCTACCGGGCCCACGTGATCAATGGCGGTCAGCTCACCGACGAGAAGAAGTACCTCAACCCCAACGACGACGTTAACAAGTCGCAGTCGAGTAACGATACGTTCCCGACGGCTATGCACATTGCCGCCTACAAAATCCTGCTGGACGTGACCATTCCTGGCATCACCAAACTGCGCGATACGCTGGCGGCCAAATCGAAGGCGTTCATGCACGTGGTGAAAATCGGGCGGACGCACTTCATGGATGCTACGCCGTTGACGGTAGGGCAGGAGTTCTCGGGCTACGTATCGCAGCTGGACCACGGTCTGCGGGCTATCAACAACTCGCTGGCTCACCTGAGCGAACTGGCGCTGGGCGGTACGGCCGTTGGTACGGGCATCAACACGCCCCCCAACTATTCCGAAAACGTTGCCAAACACATTGCAACCCTGACGGGACTACCGTTCGTGACGGCCGAAAATAAGTTTGAAGCCCTGGCTGCGCACGACGCGATCGTGGAAGCCCACGGGGCGCTGAAAACGGTTGCCGCCAGCCTGATGAAAATTGGCAACGACATCCGGATGCTGTCGAGTGGTCCGCGGGCAGGAATCGGCGAACTGCACATTCCCGACAATGAGCCGGGGTCATCGATCATGCCGGGTAAAGTGAATCCCACCCAATGCGAAGCCATGACCATGGTGGCTGCGCAGGTGATGGGGAACGATGTTGCCATTAACATCGGCGGCATGAACGGCCATTTCGAACTGAACGTGTTCAAGCCGGTCATGATCTACAACTTCCTGCATTCGGCCCGGCTTATCGGCGATGTGTGTGTGTCGTTCAATGATAAGTGCGCCGAAGGTATCGAACCCATCGAAGCCAACATCAAGAAACACGTCGACTCGTCGCTGATGCTGGTAACGGCGCTCAACACCAAGATCGGCTATTACAAAGCTGCTGAAATTGCGCAGACAGCCCACAAAAACGGCTCGACGCTGAAAGAGACCGCCATTGCCCTCGGCTACGTATCCGAAGCCGATTTCGACGAATGGGTGAAGCCCGGCGATATGGTTGGCAAGGTGTAA
- a CDS encoding YybH family protein: MSKLYVLLVLVLMTGGSSFAQKDAKADIMAANQKFMDAFAQGATAMNTYYSTDAQLMPPNMESVKGSTAIGTFWKGAYDSGVKKAKLATTEATQNGDQVFEVGQYTLYGANDTQLDTGKYVVIWKKEGGQWKLHRDIWNTSMASNVAAK, encoded by the coding sequence ATGTCTAAACTATATGTATTACTTGTACTAGTCCTGATGACAGGCGGGTCATCGTTTGCCCAGAAGGATGCGAAGGCCGACATTATGGCGGCTAACCAGAAGTTTATGGATGCCTTCGCGCAGGGGGCTACAGCGATGAATACCTATTATTCGACCGACGCACAGCTGATGCCCCCGAATATGGAATCGGTCAAGGGTAGTACGGCCATCGGCACGTTTTGGAAAGGTGCCTATGACTCGGGCGTGAAGAAGGCGAAACTCGCAACCACGGAAGCCACCCAAAACGGTGATCAGGTGTTCGAAGTGGGTCAGTATACACTTTACGGTGCCAACGATACCCAGCTGGATACGGGCAAATACGTAGTGATCTGGAAAAAAGAGGGAGGACAGTGGAAACTACACCGTGATATCTGGAATACCAGTATGGCATCGAATGTGGCCGCAAAATAA
- a CDS encoding malate:quinone oxidoreductase, producing the protein MAKHTKSNQKGPDVVLIGAGIMSATLGVMLKELQPTLTIEIYERLDSAAAESSDAWNNAGTGHSAFCELNYTPEREDGTIDASKAVKIAESFEQSKQFWSFLVEKGFLSDAPNFIRSIPHMSFVWGQDNVAYLQKRYEALQQNYLFHGMQYSEDQAQLAEWMPIVMEDRDPAQPVAATKMDLGTDVNFGALTRSMFKQLQTMDGVTMHFGYDVRDLWRSKSLGGWKLKVENLADGRTREVQTDFLFIGAGGGSLRLLEKSDIPESRGYGGFPVSGQWLRCTNRAVIKRHHAKVYGKASVGAPPMSVPHLDTRMIDGKQELLFGPYAGFSTKFLKSGSYLDLPKSIQLSNMAPMLMAGLHNISLTKYLIQQVLQSPEDRLAALREYFPNAQMNDWDLEIAGQRVQVIKKDDEEGGVLEFGTEVVSAADGSIAALLGASPGASTAVSIMLDLLNKCFPDKVKSDAWKSKLTEMIPSYGQVLGNNPELGQRLRQHTSRVLGLSMEEQMPEVTR; encoded by the coding sequence ATGGCTAAGCATACAAAATCAAACCAAAAAGGCCCCGACGTCGTCCTGATCGGCGCAGGCATCATGAGCGCCACCCTCGGCGTCATGCTCAAAGAACTGCAACCTACTCTGACCATTGAGATTTACGAACGGCTCGACAGCGCGGCTGCCGAAAGTTCCGATGCCTGGAACAACGCTGGAACGGGTCACTCCGCGTTCTGCGAGCTGAATTATACGCCCGAGCGCGAAGATGGGACCATCGATGCGTCCAAAGCCGTTAAGATTGCGGAGTCGTTCGAGCAATCGAAACAATTCTGGTCTTTTCTGGTGGAGAAAGGGTTTCTGAGCGATGCTCCCAACTTCATCCGGTCGATCCCGCACATGAGTTTCGTGTGGGGCCAGGATAACGTAGCTTACTTACAAAAACGATACGAAGCGCTACAGCAGAACTACCTGTTTCACGGTATGCAGTACTCCGAAGACCAGGCCCAGCTTGCCGAATGGATGCCCATCGTGATGGAAGACCGCGACCCGGCCCAACCCGTGGCGGCAACCAAGATGGACCTCGGTACCGATGTAAACTTTGGTGCCCTGACCCGCTCGATGTTTAAACAGCTGCAAACGATGGATGGCGTAACGATGCATTTCGGTTACGACGTCCGGGACCTGTGGCGGTCAAAATCGCTGGGTGGCTGGAAGCTCAAAGTGGAGAACCTCGCCGACGGCCGTACCCGGGAAGTCCAGACCGACTTTCTGTTCATCGGCGCCGGGGGCGGATCGCTCCGGCTGCTAGAGAAATCGGATATTCCCGAAAGCCGGGGCTACGGCGGTTTCCCCGTGAGCGGTCAATGGCTACGGTGCACGAACCGCGCCGTTATCAAGCGGCACCACGCCAAGGTATACGGTAAAGCCTCCGTGGGCGCACCGCCTATGTCGGTTCCCCACCTCGACACACGCATGATCGACGGTAAGCAGGAGTTGCTGTTTGGCCCCTATGCCGGCTTTTCGACCAAGTTTCTCAAAAGCGGCTCGTACCTCGACCTGCCCAAATCGATTCAGCTGAGTAACATGGCCCCTATGCTGATGGCGGGTCTGCACAACATATCGCTGACCAAATACCTGATCCAACAGGTACTACAGTCTCCCGAAGACCGGTTGGCGGCCCTTCGGGAGTATTTCCCGAATGCACAGATGAACGACTGGGATCTGGAAATTGCCGGACAGCGGGTGCAGGTAATCAAGAAAGATGATGAAGAAGGTGGTGTGCTCGAATTCGGTACCGAAGTGGTGAGTGCAGCCGATGGCAGTATTGCGGCTCTGCTGGGTGCCTCACCCGGTGCCTCGACCGCTGTATCGATCATGCTCGATCTGCTCAACAAATGCTTCCCCGACAAGGTAAAATCCGACGCGTGGAAGAGCAAGCTCACCGAAATGATCCCGTCCTACGGCCAGGTGCTGGGCAACAACCCTGAGCTGGGTCAGCGGCTGCGGCAGCATACCAGTCGGGTGCTGGGCCTCTCTATGGAAGAGCAGATGCCAGAAGTAACGCGGTAA
- a CDS encoding DUF1028 domain-containing protein, producing the protein MRNILLLLLSLPVIASAQHTRQGDPFAHTFSIVARDEKTGDLAVAVQSHWFSVGTSVSWGEAGVGVVATQSFTNKSFGIRGLQLLKSGKTARQALDELLRTDEGREVRQVAIADARGNVAVHTGKKCIDFAGHRTGKNFSVQANMMLTNTVPDAMAKAFDANAKLPLPERVLSALNAAQAAGGDIRGRQSAVLLVVKGKATGAPWDDNHLIDLRVDDAVQPLAELARLLRTHRAYEYMNSGDLATEKNDMKAAMQAYGSAMKLFPKNLEMQYWTAIALANTKQVPKAAGMLQRIYAQDGNWRELTRRLPKVGLLTVSTADLAQLVK; encoded by the coding sequence ATGCGTAACATTCTCCTGCTGTTGCTCAGTTTACCCGTCATCGCCAGTGCCCAGCACACCCGCCAGGGCGACCCCTTTGCTCACACGTTTTCGATCGTGGCCCGCGATGAGAAAACGGGTGATCTGGCGGTGGCCGTCCAGAGCCACTGGTTTTCGGTGGGCACATCGGTGTCGTGGGGGGAAGCGGGTGTGGGCGTCGTGGCAACGCAGTCGTTCACCAACAAATCCTTCGGCATTCGGGGCCTGCAGCTGCTCAAAAGCGGTAAAACAGCCCGGCAGGCGCTGGATGAACTGTTGCGTACCGACGAAGGTCGCGAGGTACGGCAGGTAGCCATTGCCGACGCCAGAGGCAACGTAGCGGTGCATACGGGTAAAAAATGCATTGACTTCGCGGGGCACCGCACAGGAAAAAACTTCTCGGTGCAGGCAAACATGATGCTCACCAATACTGTCCCCGATGCTATGGCGAAAGCGTTTGACGCTAATGCCAAACTACCCCTGCCCGAACGGGTACTGAGTGCGCTCAACGCGGCCCAGGCTGCCGGGGGCGATATACGTGGTCGGCAGTCGGCGGTGCTGCTCGTGGTAAAAGGGAAGGCAACCGGAGCCCCCTGGGATGATAATCATCTGATTGACCTGCGCGTGGATGATGCGGTGCAGCCGCTGGCCGAACTGGCGCGGTTGTTGCGTACCCACCGTGCCTACGAATACATGAACAGTGGCGATCTGGCAACGGAGAAAAATGACATGAAAGCCGCCATGCAGGCCTATGGATCGGCCATGAAACTGTTTCCTAAAAACCTTGAAATGCAATACTGGACGGCCATTGCGCTGGCCAATACGAAACAGGTGCCCAAAGCTGCCGGTATGCTGCAACGCATATACGCGCAGGATGGAAACTGGCGTGAACTAACCCGCCGACTGCCTAAAGTTGGGCTGTTGACCGTATCGACTGCCGATCTGGCGCAACTGGTCAAATGA
- a CDS encoding DUF2279 domain-containing protein, producing the protein MKGRIRAWVLVGFVLLLLDHSVGAQHQTPIPVLPTEQSGIRQGRFIGVVAGTAAFYTITLLLLRKQWYKKKVPFHSFNDNREWLQMDKVGHSATAYCMSRGGYELMRWSGVNERSSILTGGLLALLFQTTLEVFDGHAEGWGFSKGDMLANVAGTALFMGQQYGAGQQVVSMKYGFRKTIFPPYRPNLLGKTTGQQMLKDYNGQQYWLSVNLASVLPVGPTFPRWLNLDLGYSGSGMTGGHENPKMVDVDGKEVKFERYRQFFISPDADLSRINTFSPSLQRFIGTAQFFKIPAPSLEFNRIHGLRLHPLILPKE; encoded by the coding sequence ATGAAAGGAAGGATTCGTGCGTGGGTATTGGTTGGGTTTGTGCTGTTGCTGCTTGACCACTCTGTAGGGGCGCAACACCAAACCCCCATTCCGGTCCTCCCAACGGAACAGTCCGGTATCCGGCAGGGGCGGTTCATCGGTGTCGTGGCCGGAACGGCTGCTTTTTATACCATTACACTGTTACTGCTTCGCAAACAGTGGTATAAGAAAAAAGTACCCTTCCATAGCTTCAATGACAACCGGGAGTGGCTGCAGATGGATAAGGTCGGTCACTCGGCCACAGCCTACTGCATGAGCCGGGGCGGCTATGAACTGATGCGCTGGAGTGGCGTTAACGAGCGGTCCAGTATCCTTACGGGTGGTCTGCTGGCGTTGCTCTTTCAAACAACACTGGAAGTGTTCGACGGCCACGCCGAAGGGTGGGGGTTCTCGAAAGGCGATATGCTGGCCAACGTAGCAGGCACGGCTCTCTTTATGGGGCAGCAGTACGGAGCCGGCCAGCAGGTTGTGAGTATGAAATACGGTTTCCGAAAAACGATTTTTCCGCCCTACCGCCCCAATCTGTTGGGGAAAACGACGGGGCAGCAGATGCTGAAAGACTACAACGGACAGCAGTACTGGCTATCGGTTAACCTGGCATCGGTACTGCCGGTTGGCCCCACCTTCCCGCGCTGGCTCAACCTCGACCTCGGCTACAGCGGTAGCGGTATGACGGGAGGACACGAAAACCCCAAAATGGTTGATGTCGATGGAAAAGAGGTAAAGTTCGAGCGGTATCGGCAGTTTTTCATCTCGCCCGATGCCGACCTGTCGCGTATCAACACGTTTTCACCATCCTTACAGCGGTTCATTGGAACGGCTCAGTTTTTTAAAATACCGGCCCCATCTCTGGAGTTTAATCGCATTCACGGTCTCCGGCTCCACCCACTGATACTGCCGAAGGAGTGA
- a CDS encoding outer membrane beta-barrel protein yields the protein MQLRFLALLVLITGSASAQVFKPFKVNLSAGYARPLESGATGGVLLSLEPKYGLNDRIDLGLRYELALMNHTTTFDNGSLISEFKGSSSFVFTGNYLLSERNFRPFVGAGVGMFTVGGVNFSEGDGGVSGGTKLGAMVRAGFKAGHFAFGAEYNLVPASTGLRTSSSTIVQRYKSPNAYLGLKIGFDIGGGMYD from the coding sequence ATGCAGTTGAGGTTCCTGGCCCTGCTGGTGTTGATTACCGGCTCGGCTTCGGCCCAGGTTTTCAAACCCTTCAAAGTCAATCTATCTGCCGGCTACGCCAGGCCCCTGGAATCAGGCGCAACGGGTGGTGTTCTTCTGTCGCTCGAACCCAAATACGGCCTGAATGACCGCATCGACCTGGGCCTTCGCTATGAGTTAGCCCTGATGAACCACACCACCACCTTCGACAATGGATCGCTGATCAGCGAATTCAAAGGGTCCAGTTCGTTCGTTTTTACGGGAAATTATCTCTTGTCGGAACGCAATTTCCGGCCGTTCGTGGGTGCCGGTGTAGGGATGTTTACGGTGGGTGGTGTGAACTTTTCGGAGGGCGACGGGGGTGTTTCGGGTGGAACCAAGCTGGGCGCTATGGTCCGGGCGGGTTTCAAAGCCGGCCATTTCGCTTTTGGGGCCGAGTATAATCTGGTTCCTGCCAGCACTGGGCTACGTACCAGTTCGTCAACCATTGTTCAACGCTACAAAAGCCCCAACGCCTACCTAGGCCTTAAAATCGGCTTCGACATTGGCGGGGGAATGTATGACTGA
- a CDS encoding outer membrane beta-barrel protein produces the protein MKNYLAGLFMLVALSASAQVYKPFKVNVSVGYAKPLNAGVSGGFLVAVEPKYGLSDHFDLGLRLESAFVARGITRNGNTTTSDVGAFGSYLITGNYLFGTEGIRPFLGAGVGLYSVASGGSVTVQDGQTPQQVNFVSDTKFGGMIRAGIKTGHFVAAVEYNAAPTTDNTIGTTKISSENAYLGVKVGFDIGGGRR, from the coding sequence ATGAAAAACTATCTCGCAGGCTTGTTTATGCTCGTCGCCCTGTCAGCTTCGGCCCAGGTGTACAAACCGTTTAAAGTAAACGTATCCGTAGGATATGCCAAGCCCCTGAACGCTGGTGTTTCGGGCGGTTTTCTGGTGGCGGTAGAACCTAAGTATGGTCTTAGCGACCACTTCGACCTGGGTCTGCGGCTGGAGTCGGCCTTTGTAGCCAGAGGCATCACCCGCAACGGCAACACAACAACGAGCGATGTTGGTGCTTTCGGTTCGTACCTGATCACGGGTAACTACCTGTTCGGTACCGAGGGAATTCGTCCTTTCCTAGGCGCAGGTGTAGGTCTGTACAGCGTAGCATCGGGTGGATCGGTAACGGTTCAGGATGGCCAGACGCCCCAGCAGGTAAACTTCGTTAGCGACACGAAATTCGGCGGCATGATCCGGGCAGGTATCAAAACCGGCCACTTCGTAGCAGCCGTTGAATACAACGCAGCGCCAACGACCGACAACACAATTGGTACCACGAAAATCAGCAGCGAAAACGCGTACCTGGGCGTTAAAGTTGGTTTCGATATCGGCGGTGGCCGTCGGTAG
- a CDS encoding TIGR01459 family HAD-type hydrolase: MQLSNFKSVAADYKVIFFDAFGVLKNYEGLLPGIDNTFSWLQETGKEFYILTNDASRSPQELAESYYRSGCYAITPDRIISSGMLAREYLDLKVNHGTVAYLGTSGSAHYLETTDLKTLPISEVDLSDVADINALVLLDDEGFDWNTDLNKTVNLLRKRNIPVIVANTDETYPVSKTRIAIAIGAVAEMIETIVGKQFIRFGKPDAQLFMFAYERLEHADGPVSKRDILMVGDTLRTDILGGNKFGLDTVLALTGNTQPQDAEIQIRSTGIIPTFVCESVVISD, encoded by the coding sequence ATGCAGCTTTCCAATTTCAAATCCGTAGCAGCTGATTATAAAGTTATCTTTTTCGACGCCTTTGGCGTACTAAAAAACTATGAAGGACTACTGCCCGGTATTGACAATACGTTTTCGTGGCTGCAGGAAACGGGCAAAGAGTTTTACATTCTGACCAACGATGCCTCCCGCAGCCCGCAGGAACTGGCCGAATCCTACTACCGCTCCGGCTGCTACGCGATAACACCCGACCGGATTATTTCCTCGGGTATGCTGGCGCGCGAATACCTCGACCTGAAAGTGAACCACGGCACCGTGGCCTATCTGGGCACATCCGGCTCGGCCCACTACCTCGAAACGACCGACCTGAAGACGCTGCCCATCAGCGAGGTCGACCTGAGCGACGTAGCCGATATTAACGCGCTGGTTCTCCTCGACGATGAAGGTTTCGACTGGAACACCGATCTGAACAAAACCGTCAACCTGCTTCGTAAGCGCAATATTCCGGTAATCGTTGCCAACACCGACGAGACGTACCCCGTCTCTAAAACCCGGATTGCCATTGCCATTGGCGCCGTAGCCGAAATGATTGAAACCATCGTGGGTAAGCAGTTTATCCGGTTCGGCAAACCCGATGCGCAGCTGTTCATGTTCGCCTACGAACGGCTCGAACACGCCGACGGTCCCGTCAGCAAACGCGACATCCTGATGGTGGGCGATACGCTCCGCACCGACATTCTGGGCGGCAACAAATTCGGGCTCGATACAGTGCTGGCCCTGACGGGTAACACCCAGCCCCAGGATGCCGAAATCCAGATCAGAAGCACGGGTATTATCCCGACTTTTGTTTGTGAGTCGGTGGTTATTTCTGACTGA
- a CDS encoding SCO family protein, with protein sequence MSVPGIRFLLLASVLVGALAGLLACQRTDGQVSSTVPVPYYNTPDFTPVWLVDSADLDKTIPHRVGDFSLRNQFNQQITQATLAEKVHVANFFFTSCPSICPKITSLLRAVQDTFRREPKVILLSFSVTPWLDSLPRLRGYAKRNGVLSKNWHLLTGGRGAIYALARQSYFAEEAMGFSKDSTEFIHTEHVVLVDKNRRIRGIYNGTQALEIDKLIIDIHRLLKEN encoded by the coding sequence GTGTCAGTACCCGGGATTCGCTTCCTGCTGCTCGCTAGTGTACTGGTCGGCGCGCTGGCAGGTCTGCTGGCCTGCCAGCGCACGGATGGTCAGGTCAGCAGCACCGTACCGGTGCCGTATTACAACACGCCGGATTTTACTCCCGTCTGGCTGGTTGACTCCGCTGACCTCGATAAGACTATCCCCCACCGGGTAGGCGATTTTTCCCTGCGCAACCAGTTTAACCAGCAGATTACGCAGGCAACCCTGGCGGAAAAAGTGCACGTCGCCAATTTTTTCTTTACGTCCTGCCCCAGCATCTGCCCCAAAATAACCAGCCTGCTCAGGGCCGTTCAGGATACGTTTCGCCGGGAGCCGAAGGTGATACTGCTGTCGTTCAGCGTAACGCCCTGGCTCGACTCACTACCCCGGCTCCGGGGTTATGCCAAACGCAACGGCGTACTATCCAAAAACTGGCACCTGCTTACGGGCGGGCGCGGGGCGATCTATGCCCTTGCCCGCCAGTCTTACTTTGCCGAAGAAGCTATGGGGTTTTCAAAAGATTCTACGGAGTTTATCCACACGGAACACGTGGTGCTGGTCGACAAAAACCGCCGGATTCGGGGTATTTACAACGGAACGCAGGCCCTGGAAATCGACAAACTGATTATCGATATACACCGTCTGTTGAAAGAAAACTGA
- a CDS encoding toxin-antitoxin system YwqK family antitoxin has product MEKQGRLHNRRGLLLILSMYLVACQPLATAPPAVFVSADQPGWKQQGGQLWLNKVLFSGWQYQLQAQGDTAFAGAFVNGKAEGIHRHWYANGQLKEIRQFRQGWQEGEQRGWHESGKLAFVYRFKSDVYEGRRQEWYPDGHPARDGYYRAGQEDGAQQMWFPDGSLKANYVTRQGRNYGFTGVKNCVSTRDSLPAAR; this is encoded by the coding sequence ATGGAAAAGCAGGGACGATTACACAATAGAAGGGGACTACTGCTCATCCTGTCGATGTATCTGGTTGCCTGCCAGCCGCTGGCGACGGCCCCTCCTGCGGTCTTTGTTTCGGCCGATCAGCCGGGCTGGAAACAGCAGGGCGGGCAGCTTTGGCTGAACAAGGTTCTGTTCAGCGGCTGGCAGTACCAGCTTCAGGCACAGGGCGATACAGCCTTTGCTGGGGCGTTTGTGAACGGTAAAGCCGAAGGAATTCATCGACACTGGTACGCCAATGGCCAGCTGAAAGAAATTCGGCAGTTCCGGCAAGGCTGGCAGGAAGGTGAACAACGGGGCTGGCACGAGTCGGGTAAACTCGCCTTTGTGTACCGGTTCAAAAGTGATGTGTACGAAGGCCGGCGGCAGGAGTGGTACCCCGATGGACACCCGGCGCGGGACGGGTACTACCGCGCAGGACAGGAAGATGGAGCGCAACAGATGTGGTTCCCCGATGGGAGCCTGAAAGCTAACTACGTAACCCGACAGGGCCGAAATTATGGATTTACCGGCGTCAAAAATTGTGTCAGTACCCGGGATTCGCTTCCTGCTGCTCGCTAG
- a CDS encoding YHYH protein translates to MNRSPVFIPFCGLSLSVALLIFAACQTNDDVGTPASPASTTVTSGSGVPDVYKKIYGATDIYVEGSNIVIKTKGRPDHKSPYYKGTAWESTLYEAYTGTNRSFALNPNTIRELSLTFKLPLNPAVDAAHAATPAGPTGISLNGVVFFNQYAAMSAPLTNEVNRFDQYGGHPQMQGQYHYHVEPTYLTAKMGKDALLGFLLDGFPVYGPLENGRTITNADLDNYHGHTGKTTDYPNGIYHYHITAEDPFISGTGFYGKAGTITQ, encoded by the coding sequence ATGAACCGATCGCCTGTATTCATCCCGTTTTGCGGCCTCTCACTCTCCGTTGCATTACTAATCTTCGCTGCCTGCCAGACAAACGACGATGTCGGCACGCCTGCTTCTCCTGCCAGTACTACCGTTACGTCAGGCTCGGGTGTCCCGGATGTTTACAAGAAAATATACGGGGCCACCGATATCTACGTAGAGGGCAGCAACATTGTCATTAAAACCAAAGGACGGCCCGACCATAAAAGCCCTTACTACAAAGGAACGGCCTGGGAGAGTACCCTTTACGAAGCCTATACGGGAACAAACAGGAGCTTTGCCCTTAACCCGAATACGATCCGGGAACTGTCGTTAACGTTTAAATTACCCCTGAACCCGGCCGTCGATGCTGCTCACGCGGCAACGCCCGCCGGTCCCACCGGCATTTCGCTCAACGGCGTGGTCTTTTTCAACCAGTATGCCGCCATGAGTGCCCCCCTCACCAATGAAGTGAATAGGTTCGACCAGTATGGGGGTCACCCGCAAATGCAGGGCCAGTACCACTACCACGTCGAACCCACTTACCTGACGGCAAAAATGGGAAAAGATGCGCTCCTGGGCTTTCTGCTCGATGGCTTCCCGGTATACGGGCCGCTTGAGAATGGCAGGACCATCACCAATGCTGATCTGGACAACTACCACGGTCATACCGGTAAAACGACAGACTACCCCAACGGCATCTACCATTATCACATCACCGCCGAAGATCCGTTCATCAGCGGCACTGGGTTCTATGGAAAAGCAGGGACGATTACACAATAG
- a CDS encoding periplasmic heavy metal sensor produces MERTKLLTIAVVGLVLLNLIMIGLLLFGPAPLLGHGGGNRPARVIIKRLRFDASQQRTYRRLVTEHQRQTRELALESARLHQAYYELLVAEQPDSVQANRLSQRIGTNQRAQTQLNFAHFGQIKALCRPDQQADFARLVTELTQLFGQQQPPGPGPPYTNNVKNNPGQP; encoded by the coding sequence ATGGAGCGAACAAAACTACTGACGATTGCCGTCGTTGGTCTGGTGCTGCTTAACCTCATCATGATCGGGCTGTTGCTGTTTGGGCCGGCTCCCCTGCTGGGGCACGGTGGTGGCAACAGGCCCGCCCGGGTAATTATCAAACGCCTGCGCTTTGATGCCTCCCAACAGCGCACGTATCGGCGGCTGGTAACCGAACACCAGCGCCAGACGCGCGAGCTGGCGCTGGAATCCGCCCGGTTGCACCAGGCCTATTACGAACTGCTGGTCGCCGAGCAGCCCGACTCAGTCCAGGCCAACCGGTTGAGCCAGCGGATTGGTACCAACCAGCGCGCACAGACACAGCTTAACTTCGCGCACTTCGGCCAGATCAAAGCCCTGTGTCGGCCCGACCAGCAAGCCGATTTTGCCAGGCTTGTCACTGAACTGACTCAGTTGTTCGGGCAGCAGCAGCCCCCCGGCCCCGGCCCACCGTACACCAACAACGTTAAAAATAATCCCGGGCAGCCGTAG
- a CDS encoding RNA polymerase sigma factor, whose protein sequence is MNGEDALPALLDGIGQGDESAFRRLYEQTKSRVFTLALRYVRNTEDAEEITQDVFIDVFRSAQAFRGESGVLTWLYRITVNKSLDFQKRQKRQKRFAFLTSLFDSAAGHPMSQPTEPYHPGVALEDQERAAVLHRAIDKLPEKQRTVYILTRIEGLTNPEAASILTTSVGAVESLQQRALANLRKDLTALYDELNNP, encoded by the coding sequence ATGAACGGTGAAGACGCACTGCCTGCGTTGCTTGACGGCATAGGGCAGGGCGATGAATCAGCCTTCCGGCGCCTGTATGAGCAAACCAAAAGCAGGGTGTTTACCCTGGCGCTGCGGTATGTCCGCAACACCGAAGATGCCGAAGAGATCACGCAGGATGTTTTTATAGACGTTTTTCGATCAGCACAGGCGTTCAGGGGCGAGTCCGGCGTACTTACGTGGCTCTACCGCATTACGGTCAATAAATCGCTCGATTTTCAGAAGCGGCAGAAACGGCAAAAGCGGTTTGCGTTCCTGACGAGCTTGTTCGATAGCGCAGCGGGCCACCCTATGTCCCAACCCACCGAACCCTACCACCCCGGTGTTGCGCTCGAAGACCAGGAGCGGGCAGCCGTGCTACACCGGGCCATCGACAAACTGCCGGAAAAACAGCGGACGGTTTATATCCTCACCCGGATTGAAGGACTGACCAATCCCGAAGCGGCCAGTATCCTGACTACCAGCGTTGGCGCGGTAGAGTCGCTGCAGCAACGGGCCCTGGCTAACCTCAGAAAAGACCTGACCGCTTTGTATGATGAGCTGAATAACCCGTAG